The Paenibacillus sp. G2S3 region GCGGAACAGGTCCAAATTCTCTTCGATACTACGATCGCGATACGGACTATTCTTTCCTGGCTCTGTTAGCGTTCCGCGCAATTGGCGAATTTCATCCGCACTGAGGTCATCAACATAAGCTTTGCCCTTAGTAATTAATAATTCGGCACGTTTGTACATTTCTTCGAAATAATCAGATGCAAAACGCAGCTCTTCCCATTCATAACCGAGCCACTTTACATCTTCCTGAATCGAGTTCACATACTCCGTATCCTCTTTGGCCGGATTCGTGTCGTCAAATCTTAGGTTAGTCTTGCCACCGAACTCGTCCGCCAGTGTAAAGTTAATCCAGATCGCCTTGGCATGTCCGATATGTAAATAACCGTTCGGCTCCGGCGGAAAGCGAGTGATAACTTCCTTTACTTTACCCGTACGGAGGTCTTCGGTAATAACATTCTTAATAAAATTGGAGGGGGTGCTACGGTTCTCCACAGCTATCAACCTTTCATTCTGTAGTGTTACACTACTTCTTGTTTAAACATGTTTCCTACTAATATACCCGTTAACCGTAGATTGATCAATAAAAGGGGGCACAAGGCATGGATCATTTTTTAGTGTCTTTAGACCTTTTGACTTCTGTCAGGGCGATAGAGTAGCATGATAATCATAAGAAATAATCCATAATCATACATAAGGCCTTGTGCCGAAAAGGAGGCAACCGCTTGTTTAATTATGTCATCGATGAAGAGCTAATGTTAAAGCCGATTATGCCAGAACACGCTCGGCATATGTTCACGTTAGTAGAGCACTCACGTGAACGACTAAGACAATGGCTCCCTTGGGTGGATGCCGTTACGGAACAGGCTCACACTCTTAATTTCATCAAAAATGCAGTTAAACAAAGCACTGACAATGGTGCTTTTACCGCTGGACTATGGGTTCGCGGTGAGCTCGCCGGTGTTGTTGGGTATCACCAGATTGACTGGCATAACAGAGCTGTTGGGATCGGCTACTGGCTTGGTGAAGGCTATGAAGGCAAAGGGTATATGACCAGTGCCTGTCGGGTTCTAGTGGACTATGCACTACTGGAAATGGAGCTACAACGTGTTGAAATCCGCTGCGCAACCGGAAATGTTTCCAGCCGGGCGATTCCGGAACGGCTTGGTTTTGTGCTCGAGGGTGTGATTAGACAGGCAGAGAAACTGCCTCATGGCTACGTAAACCACGCCGTATACGGTTTATTGCGTAGTGAATGGCAGCTGCTCGGCTAAGCTAGGCTACGCAAGCAAAACATATAAACTCATAAATAGAAATAAGCCTGGAAGGCATACGCCTCCAGGCTTATTTTCGTATGTAGATCGTATCTAATTTTCCGGCAGACCCAGCTGTTTTCGAAATTTGTTCCGAACTACGGCAGAAAGAGTTTCTAGCTCCGCAAGCTCTGCCAGTGCAGCTTCCTCTTGCAGCCCTACTTGCATTAAATGCAGAACATGCGCCACGGACGCACCGCCAGCCCCATTTTCTTTTTTGACAATTACATCTCCGGTTGAAATCTTCCCTTCACGAAGCACACGCAAGTAAAATCCGCTATATCTAGTGTCCAGTACTTGAGCTGGAAGATCTGCCGGACCATGCTTTTGTGAGATTTTGAAGCAAGGATACCGGGGCTGGCTGACCTGCAGCACAGTGGTGCCTATTTCGTACACATCGCCAATGCACACGTCTGTCTCCAATAAGCCGGCAGTTGTTATATTTTCTCCGAAGGCAGAGTATTCCAGCTTCTTCCCAAGCTGCTGCTCCCAGTAG contains the following coding sequences:
- a CDS encoding GNAT family protein; amino-acid sequence: MFNYVIDEELMLKPIMPEHARHMFTLVEHSRERLRQWLPWVDAVTEQAHTLNFIKNAVKQSTDNGAFTAGLWVRGELAGVVGYHQIDWHNRAVGIGYWLGEGYEGKGYMTSACRVLVDYALLEMELQRVEIRCATGNVSSRAIPERLGFVLEGVIRQAEKLPHGYVNHAVYGLLRSEWQLLG
- a CDS encoding MOSC domain-containing protein, translating into MEIISLNVGRPITVDYRGKPLETGIYKMPAEGSVQLHMSGFDGDGQADLKHHGGPDKAVCAYPIEHYSYWEQQLGKKLEYSAFGENITTAGLLETDVCIGDVYEIGTTVLQVSQPRYPCFKISQKHGPADLPAQVLDTRYSGFYLRVLREGKISTGDVIVKKENGAGGASVAHVLHLMQVGLQEEAALAELAELETLSAVVRNKFRKQLGLPEN